TCCAAAATAGTTCCCGATGTGAAGGTTGCCGGAAGGCTGGACTCCGGACAGTACACGCATGAATCCTCCCCGTCAGCGGAAGATAGTAACACCCGGACAGAAAAAACCCGGCCGGGTTTGCCACCGGCCGGGGTCTCGATCAGGAATCAACCGAGGCTTCGATCACCCATCGTTGCCGATGGCTTCAGTCGGGCACGACTCCAATGCTTCTTCCATCAGCTCAGTTTCTTCGTCGTTTTCGGGCTGCTTGGAGACGTAGGAGTACCCCTCGTCTTCGTTTGCCTCGAAATTATTCGGCGCCGTCGTTCGGCAGACGTCGCAATCGATGCAGTTCGAATCCACGTACCACGCTCCGGGTACGTTGTCAGCAAGC
The sequence above is a segment of the Acidobacteriota bacterium genome. Coding sequences within it:
- a CDS encoding ferredoxin, which gives rise to MADPDDKLADNVPGAWYVDSNCIDCDVCRTTAPNNFEANEDEGYSYVSKQPENDEETELMEEALESCPTEAIGNDG